CATCACCACcgttttgtgaaaaaaatccTAAACTAGGGATATTGGGTACTCATGGTAGACAATGTAATGATACAAGTATTGGAGTAGATGGATGTGACTTAATGTGTTGCGGACGAGGTTATAAAACCCAGGAAGTAATCGTTGTTGAAAGGTGCGCATGTACGTTTCACTGGTGTTGTGAAGTCAAATGCCAATTATgtagaacaaaaaaaacaatccaTACCTGTCTATGAAATAGTGTTATTAACAATcaatttaattctaaaaatcGTATTTCTCACTAAattccatttaatttaaaacgttATAGTTCTGAACACGTTCAGTATTAATAcaagattttattatttattacgttcAATTTGGACGCTTAAGCAAAGactgaaaataatgaaataattataaattatgttttatcaaaaatacagTGTTAAACGCATTAGTGATCAATAtgttttgtatataaataattcaaacaaatatgttatttattgTGCATTCTCAAGTAACACAAATGTAACAAACTAATTGTCACTTTGAAGGCacctattaaaaaaagttagatCGAACAAGATATGGTCATATCAAGCCTGATAAAATTACTTCTGGTCGgaaatgaaaaacattttctcTATAGTTGTTCAATTCTCTTGATAAATGATCAGATGTGAACAAATATGGCCATATCTCGtaaaatctaatttttttttctcgggaGATCGTCGAAAAAGTGAACGGAAACACATACAAATATCTGTGTCGATGTGTGCTGTATCTTACTTGAAtaagtttagaaaattttcaaactcttgatcaatttatttaacatgGTTACGGATATGTATATTAAGgcgttcaaaaataaaaaaaaaagttttttcttgcaAACAGCTTCAATATTTTCGGTTAGGTATAATAAGATATTTGGTGAAACTTGATTGCTTGGTATTAATATTGAGATTTACTGCAAgtacttttcaatttttcatgaaATAACGACAAATTTCATGACTAATCGCCTTACGAACGAAGTttcttattatattatattaaattaaatttttcaaaagttatttaaagtCAAAGTCGAACATATAGTAAATTTGAACATTATTGGACTTTTGGTGAAAATATCAAACtcatcataaaatgtcataataCCTTTTTTGTGAATTGGTTTAGTTTCGTTGGAATCACAGAATGCTCATTAGTTATTAGCATTTGACTGCCAATTTATTTCGAAAAGTGATGTTTTGAACGTTTTTGattcattataaaattaaaaatagcagagttttcaactcaaagttagttatttataataacaaaatcaTAGAAACAAGTATTACacttttttatggaaaaattgCCAATTaatcttatttaattttattcaaaaatattcaattcaatccttcataaaaattttccaattattaaccaaatatttatgagtaaaaataaaagtgactTTCATTTCTCTACTTTACTGATCATACATCAATAACTTTGAATTACTAAATCTGCCTTTTTTAGTTTCGTAATCAATCAATAATAGTcaaaacagtatttttttaacaaacttaTATTCAAATGCAAAGAACTACAGCGCATTTCAAACTCCGAAAACCTTGCAAAAGATAATTCGAGAGAAATAAAATGGTCTTTAAAAAAGGTcttatgacattttgtgagAAGCTTAGCAGATATGCTAGAAATGTTAaagaatattaaaacttattacaaatcagctttaatttcgtatagctttcaaaaaaaaatcaatttatcgaAAAACGATACACTACCTTCCCTATAGGGTGttgaatttcctataaaaatatGGTAAGCGTTTTATTGTGAAATTCGTCGTTGCTGAGATGTAAAAGTCCATACgttctcatatatattttcctatgttattcTCATGAAAAATGAGAGAACGTTATGCGaaacattttaatattaatattgagagGGGTtcgcaaataattttatccaagttttttttcgaaaagaaaaCTGTAATTACCAGAGACATAGAAAAGCTCGATGCATTACGCTATACTCAAACGATCCTTGGtctaattaattgaaaacttTCTTCCGGCTGCCAGAAAAATTTGGATGAAGCCCCGTTTATTGTGCTAGTGCGACAGACAGCTTCGCTCGTGCATTCAagtgctaaaaaaaaaaaaaaaaaactgcaaGCCTTCCtaaaaaactcaaattttgGGAGATGTCTGTTGACATCGAATCGAAACTTTTGAAACtgtttaaaaaagttttttttttaatcatttcgtTATATATATAGGCAAATCCATTACTTTCAACGAAAGTGTGGGGTTGGGTCACCGATATGGCTGTTGACTTTTTCTTTGAAAGTATGTTAGAAACTAAAATAATTCTGATAATTTGGGCCCAATACGACTGAATCTGGCCACTGGAGAATTTTTTCGACTGTCAgaagttgattttttaatcatttgcGAAATTCATATCGCAGCTTCCTGGTAACTTAAAGAGTCCATTTAACCGGCATTATTCTTCACTAACCctatatttttggaaaaaaagagtagtttgttattttaaactcaaatCTGACGTCGTTGGGAGTTTTCAACCAAACTACTGTGTGAGTAAAATTTTGGTTATCTTTAAAAGGCTCTTAAATCGACAGATTTAACGTAGAGGGATAGTTGATAGCTCATATTTTTGGTTAATGTATTTTCAAGAATTCATAGCCCGGAAACCAGTTCTATTCTAAACTTGAAATTATCAGGGTTCTGTCAGGATAGAatgtaggggagaccggggcaagacggcccacctaagccggttattattatttgtggcttttaaccatcaagtcgatttactcttgtccaacttgaactcaattcatcaaaattttggtgaagctcctgaaaaaaaaattttttttttttggggcaagacggcccccttcgaaaagaaatgaaaaaaaaatttttttttttttaattgtaaaaaaatttcccgcgtaacaaatgtttatatttttctctttaacaactgtatttactttaatattactcgaaataaccttttttgatataatacgagtcattttttcacttctgtagaaaattgattattggtttttttaactttttcaaatgctctattttaatccaaatccATATTATcaaccaaaaaatgatatttctattaaattaatcatgactaggttataatactatgaaatacatattcttttagaatttttgagtggttcattttgccccaagtttcacgtattgggctaaaaatgagtaaataatctaaatttgtgataatcaaaagaaaacaagaaaaaaaaatttttggttaatttttgaggtgggccttcttgccccaggtgggccgtcttgcccctgTCTCCCCTATAATCtctgcacagaaaaaacagttaacttgatACAAGGAAAATATTGTCTtccgaattttctttcttgatttaataaaagtaaaacacttgattcaaaaacttttttttggttcaagacagtaaattctcttgctccaaaaaaatttatttttgaagcgaaattgaaaatttcttggtttaagaaaaaaaattcttggctaCAGAAAAGAAGTCATCTCTTGCCAAAAaatcaacgttttgaacgaaaaaaagtttaacttcggccaaaaaagaaaaaatctcttagcccaagaaaaaaattctcttgctccgaaaaataaattgcttaagtgaaaataaaagttgcttgtgccaaaaaaaaaaaatttcttgctccaaaagtTTGCTTCTTTAATgaagacttaaatttttcttagtcaaaaatgtattctctCTTCGAAAGGTTGACGTGtggatttctttttttttgtttttatttgaaacgtaattttttgtgttttttttccgagcaaaattattcaagacttgaatttcaagtaactttaatattaaatattaaagtcatgaatcatgatgtattataggATATACTATAGTACAATTCAAAAGGGTACTTGTAgttctgtcaaatgacagaagaGTACCCGAACAAAATCGTACtgaaatttggaatttaacacttctgaaataaatgtctcaccagggacactacatgtcgtaggcgcgatctcgtggcgagcaccgaactactcccgctgctgctgtctagcaccggtgactttctccttctccatatcgatcttttctcccaagaaattttttctcttggcttaagcaacttttgttttcttggtcggagaattcaaaaatacttgcgtaaaaagaatagtacttgttccgagaaattttattttttttaattaaaaaactacaatattgctacaaaaaaataatttatcttgctccaaaaaaaatatatcttactttaagaaatataaactcttgaaacaagtgaaaattttttgatttaagcgtaaaaatatgttgacgtgagaaaaaaattttgattcaagataaaaatttgaagataattgtttacttggggcaagtaaatttttattttccgaatagatcaacaaaaatttcttgaatcaagaatattttccttgattcaagttaactgttttttctgtgtgggaATTTCAAAAGGATATcgatttcatagaaaaaaattatggtcatctaaaaaaaaaatctgtttgTCGGTTGACCctcgggccagccccaaaacttcccgctgttttcgagtcTTTGAGCTCAAGAACATAGTTAtgagtacattttcgagctctacgagctcgaaaatactcttGGATGCTAGTGGTTTTTCACGAGCTTTTCGACCTCAAACATATTACAGTACATTATATCGTGATTTTGCGGGGAAAATGACATAAAATGTTACTTTTTCAACTCTTTgtcatcaatattttttaaactaattgaCGGATTTTGATGTACAATGTAGCAGTCAGCGCGTTTTACTGAGTTTCCGAGCTGATTATATTTGGAAAATGTTTGATTCAGTCGTTTCAGAGATATTCGCGAAATaccttttttaataatttctttcTGCGACGATATTTCTCGAACGGATTAAGCGATTGGGATGGTTAAAGTGGCAATCGATGCGTCTTATCAAGTTCTAGAACtgattagatttaaaaaatgtttgattcagtcgtttcaaagatattcgcgaaaaaccgttttttaccatttctttctcctacgatatctctcgaacgaatgatccgattttgatggttaaggtggcaatcgacgcgtctTATTAAGTTTTAGAGCTTATGTTGGAATTGATCGTTCGAATCGTTTtcgagaaattaaaaaaaaaaacgaaaaaaaaaaaaatttttttttcgtaatttgccgatattttcgagtctactcgaTAGAataatctgaaattttcaggaaagttgagggccaacaacctctttcgattgccgtaAGAATGATTTGAATCGGTttaatagtttaaaagttatgaaaggtttacacacacactcacacacacacatacatacagccgctcggacatcattctgaaaattaGTGCAGATTTCAACAGAATATACGTTTACAAAGAATATGAGCCATCAACCGTCCCTCCACTTTGAAAATTGGCAATTTAGGAGCCTTTTAAAGATAAACACAATTTTACTAACTCAGTAGTTTGGTTGAAAGCTCCCAACGGCGCCAGATTTGAGTGAAATTACAAACTACTTATTTCGCAAAAATATAGGGTGAGTGAAAAAGAATGGCGCTTGAATGGAGTCTTCAAGTTACCTGcgatataaatttcaaaaatgattaaaaaatcgacttctaactttcaaaaaaattctccagCGGCCAGATTTAGTCGTATTGGgttcaaattttcaggataattttattttctaacatACTTTCAAGGAAAAAATCAACAGCCATATCGGTGACCCAACCCCACACTTTCGTTGATAGTAATggatcttatatatatatccagtatatatatataatcattgaactaaacataatattttttatataattgccaaaataatttgttttctaTCATatgaatgtaaataaaaatagaaatattgaACATTGATTATATCACTctttcaaattaatatataatgtaCATAAAACTAATGTTATCTTTcaagtaattgaaaattttttgtaaatatttatgaattaatggTATCTTATATTTTCACCAATATCTTCATCCAACGattgtaataaaatgaatggatcaaatatatttttttttcttctaatcAGTTGAAATTGTATATctgtatataatattattaaattctatGTACACTGACATATTTATGAATACAAATAAATCTATCATTGTATCTGCTcagtaactttaaaataactttagatgtaaaaaatttaatttcatccACAGTACTCAGTCACTTTCCTGAATAAGTAAgattctacacagaaaaaagtatattctGACGTGAGAAATTTTCTTCCGCCACAAGAATAGTTTTtgcaattttgaatgaaactaaatattttctgAAGATGATAAAAGTAGATTTTTTGCCTGAGAATGTAATTAATTGCTTGAGGAGTGAAAAATCCTTACTCtaagagtaattaattttgaatcgaGATAATGTGATTCTAGTCaagaataaaaagtataaggTTCAACGTAAAAGTTTTTCTTAGGAAAGGTAACTGTTCTATACAAAACTGGCGGAAGTGTATACTTCACATTGTAGACTCggctcaaaattaaaatggtcttgagttgaaaatttttttcctctaaTGTTCAATtactaatattataatttcccgtgtatgcccaaaagggcgtGGAAACGGTCTCCCGTAAAACAGAGATGGAGTACGGTCCCgttacataaattaatattgtaacgaacgtgaaactgatttttttaaatatttgaataactaGCAAACAAATGCCTACTTCTcgtgttttaaaaaaacgcgACTAGAGTCAGTTAATCATAATTTGATAGCATAACAGCATAAatcttgtatttaaataaactatatttttctttgcctttcttttactgctgttaattgtggtgttattattactagtttaagtgtgttatcattgtagtttaagtgatattaatttataagtgaCCAGATcctacaatattattaattgaaaaatttaaaatttgagcaaaaaattgaataaatatttaatacttcctatttatttatttgtatacaaGCTTCTTGAAAGAAAGGTTCTTACAGCTCGgttagagagagagagaggatAAGTACATAATTAAATCTTATTATAAAATGGAGTACTGAACATAATTTAACAAAAGTCGGGCTGACAGCACGGGACTAAACTGAGTTCAAAAGATAAACAATAAGAGAGGAAAATCACAATCAGATGGAATCTTCTCTACGTTTTAGGCTATGGATGgtatatattgcaattaattttagatgTCCAAGGTTCCCAGAAGCAAGTACATTGGATTCGGCTTGACCAAATGGAGTCAGCTGACTTAATATCTCCTTTAAGTAGCGGTTTCTGATATCGTCGTATGCTGGGCACTTGAATAGGAAGTGATATATATCCTCATGGACAGCAAGATTACAGGATTTACAGCAGTTTTTAGGCAGAATTTTAGAGGAAGAACTATTATTGATTGACAGGATACACCAGTAGTGGTTGGCGAGTCTTAGTTGAGCTATTATTCTTTTGTAGAGCATACATAGATTGCTTGTCAAATAAGTTGAGGGGCCATCTGCGATCGATCTTTCAAAGTTGAATTGCAAAGCACTTGAGTTGTGACACTTAGTAAGATCTTCTTCTCTTAGAATGATGCGATATTTCTCAAAGACAATTTCTCGATGGGCTTTCCAAGTACGTGGGTTCCAGTTGTTCCAGAGGTATTGACTTCCAGTGATGGtaagaaattcttttatttgcAGAGCCCAGTTATATTTACGATTACCAATAAGCCCACGAGGATTTTCGCAGAGTTCAACCTGTCTCAAAAAACACAGTCTGGGGAGACTATTATCGCTCATTTCGAGTATTCTTATCAAAAAGTTCTAAGTTAGTAGCATACCCCTGCAGCTGAGTTTAACAAGTCGAAGCTCGAGTCTTAGAGACGAACTAGTAGTGCATTTAGGGAGCTTAAGTAACTTCCtgtaaaattcattttgaatCACGTCAAGTTCCTCTCTATAAGCCAATCCTCAGGCTGGAAAACCATATAAGAGAGTTGATAATGTCATCGCATTAAATAGTTTAACACATGCATCCCAAGAGTTGTTTTTAGCTCTATTAAGaatttgttgttatttattttaatattacaataaattacaaaaaattacaataaataggATTGGAATGCCATTgaagatcaaaaaatattaaaacaccaatcgaaaaatatatgaatgcattagcattcatatatattaaaataaataacaacaaataATCATGTAAGGCATTAAACATGGAATGGAGAAAgattccatttttttccaaatttggaaaaaaatggaattagataaaaatttaacatctaTTCAACGGTCTAAAGTAGAATATACTTGCATCAACTTTACTGATGAGCCCAGCAAGTATATTCGGGGCGAAAccgttttgaaataaaaagtaattgtcGTGCTAGCACAGAGTGGCTAgccaaaaaattacaataaataggATTGGAATGCCATTGAAGATCAAAATCTATTAAGAATATTCAACACCGCATTTGTTGCTGTTCTATACCCAGATATTTGTAGCAAGATGTGATTTCTAGTTTCTCTTTGTTATACACAAATCTTTCATTTAACCGCTGTTTGAGCCTACCATGCTCCCTGAACACCATTACCTTAGTTTTACTAGTATTTACAGTTAGACCGTTAATGTCACAGTACTTTTCCAGAGTTTTAATAATAGCCTCTAAATCTTTGGGACTAGATGCAAGGAGAACCATGTCGTCAGCATATAATAGCATGAGGATGTCTgagatattatttaaatttaagccCGTGCAATTTCTCTTgcggaaaaattcttcaaTGTCCGATAGAAATAAGATAAACAGAAGAGGGCAGAGGCTTTCTCCTTGGAGGACTCCTTCAGTAACTCGGAACTTATAAGAAGGCTCCTGCTCTTGCCTAACTTGTACTGTAGCTGAATCATACAGGCTTTTTAGTACATGAATGATTTTGGTGCTTACCCCCAAATTGATGAGTTTAGCCCAGAGTTTATCTTGAGGAACCGAGTCAAAGGCTCTTTTAAAATCAACAAACAGCGCATAGGCTTTTGCAAGAGCTAGACGCAATCTAAAGCGCAGTACAGATTGGAGTACATAGTACGCATCAATACAACTTCTGTTTCGACGGAAACCAAATTGCGACATAGGTAAAACGTTGTATTTTTCTGCCCAGCTTTCAAGTCTTGCCCTAAGGATTTCTGTGAAGATTTTCGTTACACTGTTAACTAACGCGATCCCACGGTAATTTAGTGGATCTAGACGATCACCAGATTTGAAAATCATAGTGAGTAGGACATGGCTCCAGTTCTCAGGTACTCGTCCCATCTCGAATATTCTATTGAAAAGTGAGAGTAAGCAGATTTTTAGGTTAGTGGGTAAATGAGCATAAAATTCATTGTTGATTAGGTCTGGGCCCGGTGCCTTTCCAGTTTTGAGGTGTTTTAAATATCTATCCAGTTCGCTAAATGTAATTTCCAGGTCGAGTTCACTTACTCTAGAAATCCCATTGGGTAGAGGCACACATTGGACGTTTGGGTATGCGTTCCGGTAGAAGTTGTTCCAGCTCTCGATAGACGGGCCTTTTTGTAGCCTAGGTCTGGGTGAGTAGCATCTTACTGCTTTCCAAAATTCCAGAGAATTCCTAACATTTGAGAATTTGGTTCTCAGGTCTTCTATGTATTTTTCTTTCTTGGCTTTAGTTACTTCCTTGTAGTATTTTTTAGCCCTTAAATACTCTAGTTTGTCTTCAGATTGGAAGTTGACTTTGAAGCATTTTTTAAGACACTCCGATACCGTTTTTTTAGCATTGACACAGTCATGATCAAACCAGGGCTTCGAATCAAAGTTGTTTGGAGTCTTACGATCCTTGCGGAGTCCAGCATAAGAAGCAGCTTCCTTAATTAGTTCCGTGAGGAAGGAAGAACGGTAGTTAACATCATCACTGTTGAAGAATTCTGAACAGTCAGCAGCGGCAAGGTACATCAGGTATGCGTGGGAAGCATCAGGTTTCCATTTATATGAGGGGCAAGAAGAGCTTGGTGACTGATGTTCAAGCACATTGGGCTCGTTAGTTAGGAGCTCCAGGAGAACCGGAAAGTGATCTAAGGAGGTGAAGTCTGACAAGACTCGAAGATCTTTAACTAGCGTGAGAGCATTTTGTGATATCCAAACTAAATCTATTACACTCATTCCGTTCGAGTTGCAAAACGTCCATTGTGAAGGATAGTCACTGGCAGTGCGTCCGTTGAGTAAGATAAAGCCAAGCTCTGACAtgaaatcatatataaaaaggCCTCGGTTGTTAATATTTTGATCGCTGAAAAGTCTTTCAGCATATAAAAAGGTATCAGCGAAGATATCAGCAACATCAGAGTTTTGTGCACCTACTCTAGCATTTATGTCCCCTCCAATTACAATGGGGACATCATCGAAATTAAGCTGTAGGTCTTCAATTAAAGATTTAAACTGTAccattaactttttgaaaCTAGAGCTATCGATTAGGCTTGGAGAGAAATAAAGAGATCCAATGATGAGAGATTGTTTGGTTTGGCATTCAACTAAGAAAAAGGTCCACCAGGATGAAGATCTGATTAATGTCGTAGATGCGTTTTTTTTATGAAGGAGCACAGTCCTCCACTGTTACGGCCAGTATTATGAGTGCGCGATGCAGAAGACCAATAAGTCGTGAAATCGTCTAAATAAGCCGGgcccggtgtaggaggagagAGCAGCCATGTTTCGCTCAGGCAGAGTATATCAAAAGGCACTGATCTAATAAAATcgtaagaatttttaaatccattGACGTTAaagaaacaaattttcatCCCAGTGTTTCCCCTAATTTTACTAGTAGACTTCTTGTTTAGTTTTTTGCAggaggaaaattttttgtaaaaaattcagaCGGGGCTTTTGGTAACTATTGGTTAGTATTTTCATTCTTCTTGTGAGGAaccatcatcattatttttccgTTAATGTCCCATGAAAATACATTGTCGTCAACTAGTACTTTTTGGTGTCTAATTCTTACTTTTTTCGGTAATTGTTTAGATGTGTGGCTCCACCTATTtttcaacataaaaaatacaataatgaaggtatcgacaaatttttttttattgaaattgttCTTCTCTGCGGCGGATTTATGGATCTGCCATCATTTATTATAGAAtcttgatattttaattacttattgtagttttaaagtatgaaaaaagCACTTTTTAGTGgttttttatcgaaattttcGTGGCAAAATTTTTGCGAGTCTTCAACTATTTGTTTTCGTATAGAGAATGAAAAATAgaacaaattcaaaaaaaaaaatgtctcaatatcataatttgaattctttttatagtattttaaaaaattcgaatttttaaaagttttaaataaaaaattattggttgtaaaaattacaaaaatggAGATAACGGAAACACACTTTTTTGTGTGttggtatatttttttttaattgcacacacataaaattagtgaaaaaaggatgctatttttcacacttttttgtgtgttaaactaaaaagtgtgaaaaatagcatccttttttcactaattttatgTGTTGGTATATTTTCTAAATTGCACACAcataaaattagtgaaaaaaggatgctatttttcacacttttttgtgtgttaaactaaaaagtgtgaaaaatagcatccttttttcactaattttatgtgtgtgcaattaaaaaaatataccaacacacaaaaaaatgtgaaaaatagcatccttttttcactaattttatgTGTTGGTATATTTTCTAAATTGCACACAcataaaattagtgaaaaaaggatgctattttttacacttttttgtgtgttggtatattttttttttaattgtacacacataaaattagtgaaaaaaggatgctatttttcacacttttttgtgttaaactaCTAAA
This window of the Microplitis mediator isolate UGA2020A chromosome 8, iyMicMedi2.1, whole genome shotgun sequence genome carries:
- the LOC130673891 gene encoding uncharacterized protein LOC130673891 — its product is MVQFKSLIEDLQLNFDDVPIVIGGDINARVGAQNSDVADIFADTFLYAERLFSDQNINNRGLFIYDFMSELGFILLNGRTASDYPSQWTFCNSNGMSVIDLVWISQNALTLVKDLRVLSDFTSLDHFPVLLELLTNEPNVLEHQSPSSSCPSYKWKPDASHAYLMYLAAADCSEFFNSDDVNYRSSFLTELIKEAASYAGLRKDRKTPNNFDSKPWFDHDCVNAKKTVSECLKKCFKVNFQSEDKLEYLRAKKYYKEVTKAKKEKYIEDLRTKFSNVRNSLEFWKAVRCYSPRPRLQKGPSIESWNNFYRNAYPNVQCVPLPNGISRVSELDLEITFSELDRYLKHLKTGKAPGPDLINNEFYAHLPTNLKICLLSLFNRIFEMGRVPENWSHVLLTMIFKSGDRLDPLNYRGIALVNSVTKIFTEILRARLESWAEKYNVLPMSQFGFRRNRSCIDAYYVLQSVLRFRLRLALAKAYALFVDFKRAFDSVPQDKLWAKLINLGVSTKIIHVLKSLYDSATVQVRQEQEPSYKFRVTEGVLQGESLCPLLFILFLSDIEEFFRKRNCTGLNLNNISDILMLLYADDMVLLASSPKDLEAIIKTLEKYCDINGLTVNTSKTKVMVFREHGRLKQRLNERFVYNKEKLEITSCYKYLGIEQQQMRC